A stretch of the Vigna radiata var. radiata cultivar VC1973A chromosome 7, Vradiata_ver6, whole genome shotgun sequence genome encodes the following:
- the LOC106768144 gene encoding uncharacterized protein LOC106768144 isoform X2, giving the protein MPGNEVGDRVHNFFGQENLSQGQYHSQAVDGNWPGLSNNLWAGSQRPTGAPFISNLKNFSIQQSDFEQGHTSTQHLRHGLNLAQSNLRPDSVRNQLPNQQTTVNGYMQGHQVFQSRQNEANILGMDTEADLHGMSNLSRGMSVLESQQGPGLEHYKKHMTRTEASESPVNYDFFGSQQQMSGRHSGMLQPFPRQQSGMNDMQLLQQQAMLNQMQELQRQQQLHQLEARQQSSMNPAASISKQTVAGHSASLINGIPINEAPNLVWQQPEVMPNANWLQHGASAVMQGSSNGLVLSPEQLRLMGLVPNQGEQSLYGLPISGSRPNLYSHVQADKPAASQVPIQHQYSRIQGDKPALPHISASGHSFPVHQFASISDQTNTNDGNSVSRQDIHGKSMFGSLAQGINSGLNMDNLQQVNSEQRDVPIEDFNGRQELGGSSDTSQDKVAVQVPSSQNVATLDPTEEKILFGSDDSLWDGIGFSMLDGADSLGGVPSIQSGSWSALMQSAVAETSGSEMGIQEEWSGLSFRNTERSGTERPSTMDSSKQQSVWAENNLQSTPNINSRPFLRPDDLSSRPSTTVNYSGLPGFHQSGADAAQEQQDRLQTDSSQRSIPQFLERGKWLDCSPQQKPIAEGSHSYGNAANTSGLEVNDKVITGSWTHQQTLSSPNNRGEHFNRSNGWNAIKSPTPSNNSRIKIRENESVLQPHHDKAVQEDMNQVPAMWEPDSDTNSSGVLEHAKSSGNMQVCGEDSGINGIAGIPNSGATWVSRQSNHQLPNVDVWRQTDSVGSYRRNEGAGKYRHHLEKNPLVLESLKNEKSEGEAHDMENFNKKDKSVDGLASNSSHHRTSSLRESPSFDGDLHSPKLSGQGNRRPPVTRKFQYHPTGVGGVDMEPYGNKHALNSQPTPHQPIGGFKGQDQSHPGQSKYSHSDGIYNETEKVDSKPIDDNASKSMISGHIPKTLTTYDRSVGNYASNKTASSRVMDAESSDGSSVHPQRNQGSLSQGFGLQLAPPTQRLPMTSSHATPQHVASETGDKGPTWLSATHTFPPRESPHELRNNVGSSGQLFDKASQYSALGNIPQGFAAGFPFPRIHTQNQNVPNLGGQVANTQSDNAMFFDRTASSNQVDEYCERAQTSQSELQSAQEMSQMDSMNQIRAGDPFMKSSALEAGIAPHSSVTSSPQGAHSKVLHNVWTSVSSKQHPNALKIPSHHQPNNIYETTTGPQKPGIEDSENDGNLSVQQVLSESVDAVEETANASHTKEHAKYTSDAPQSSPAATSKDIEDFGRSLRPNNFLHPNVSMLNQVQSMKNVEIDPSNRDVKRFKVSDNMVEKQQIDSNRGQQSYGYNNIVKDVSDNISSVPPSDPNLVNFSTKVGDARRDTNASSQEVIGYGQRNALNVGNNNKVTAVGSEHSVINPQMAPSWFEQYGTFKNGKMLQMYDMRTMTPPKILEQPLIMRNQSGGLHLANSMEQVNSLNDAGQNPILTSVSNEHLPSQSLLPPAVEPDLSSSMRPKKRKSSSSELIPWHKELSQGSERLQDISVAELDWAQAANRLAEKIEDEAELIEDVPMKSKRRLVLTTQLMQQLLNPPPAVILSADVKLHHESLVYSVARLVLGDACSSISQTGNDTIMSPGRKSLLPDKLKASAKFDQYNLKVEDFDGRARKLENDILRLDSRASILDLRLECQDLERFSVINRFAKFHGRGQNDGAETSSSDSTANAQKSYPQKYVTAVPMPRNLPDRVQCLSL; this is encoded by the exons ATGCCGGGAAACGAAGTAGGAGACAGGGTCCATAATTTTTTTGGTCAAGAGAACTTGTCCCAGGGCCAGTATCATTCACAGGCAGTTGACGGGAACTGGCCAGGGCTAAGCAACAATTTGTGGGCTGGTAGCCAGAGACCGACTGGTGCTCCTTTTATTTCcaatttgaagaatttcagtATACAGCAATCAG ATTTTGAGCAGGGACACACTAGCACACAACATTTACGACATGGTTTGAACCTGGCACAATCAAATTTGAGGCCTGACTCTGTCAGGAATCAACTCCCGAACCAACAGACAACTGTAAATGGCTATATGCAGGGACATCAGGTTTTTCAGTCGAGGCAAAATGAAGCAAATATTTTGGGAATGGATACAGAGGCTGATTTGCATGGCATGTCAAATCTGTCAAGAGGAATGTCTGTACTAGAGTCACAACAAGGACCTGGTCTTGAACATTATAAGAAACACATGACTAGGACTGAGGCATCAGAGTCTCCcgttaattatgatttttttggaAGTCAACAACAAATGAGTGGTCGCCATTCGGGGATGCTTCAGCCTTTTCCTAGACAGCAGTCGGGGATGAATGACATGCAGCTTTTGCAACAGCAAGCAATGCTCAACCAGATGCAAGAACTTCAAAGGCAGCAACAACTTCATCAACTAGAAGCTAGGCAACAGAGTTCTATGAATCCAGCGGCCTCCATTTCAAAACAGACAGTTGCAGGCCATTCTGCATCTCTTATTAATGGCATTCCCATCAATGAGGCGCCTAACCTTGTGTGGCAGCAGCCTGAAGTTATGCCTAATGCAAATTGGCTCCAGCATGGTGCATCTGCAGTTATGCAAGGGTCCTCTAATGGACTTGTGTTATCTCCTGAACAACTGCGCCTGATGGGTTTGGTTCCTAATCAGGGAGAGCAGTCTCTGTACGGACTTCCAATTTCTGGCTCAAGACCCAACCTGTATTCTCATGTTCAGGCAGATAAGCCTGCTGCGTCTCAGGTTCCTATCCAACATCAGTATTCTCGCATTCAAGGTGACAAACCAGCATTGCCACACATATCAGCCAGTGGCCACTCATTTCCAGTTCATCAATTTGCTTCAATTTCGGATCAAACTAACACAAATGATGGAAATTCAGTTTCAAGACAGGATATTCATGGAAAAAGTATGTTTGGTTCTCTTGCTCAAGGTATAAACAGTGGATTAAATATGGATAACTTGCAGCAAGTAAATTCTGAGCAAAGAGATGTACCAATTGAAGATTTTAATGGGAGGCAAGAGCTTGGTGGATCTTCTGACACTTCTCAGGACAAGGTGGCAGTGCAGGTTCCTTCTTCACAGAATGTGGCTACCCTAGATCCAACAGAAGAGAAGATTTTATTCGGTTCAGATGACAGCCTATGGGATGGAATTGGTTTCAGTATGCTGGATGGCGCCGATAGTTTGGGTGGAGTTCCATCAATTCAGAGTGGGAGTTGGAGTGCACTTATGCAGTCTGCTGTAGCTGAAACTTCTGGTAGTGAAATGGGAATACAAGAAGAATGGAGTGGTCTAAGTTTCCGGAATACTGAACGTTCTGGGACTGAGCGGCCTTCAACCATGGATAGCAGCAAACAGCAATCAGTGTGGGCTGAGAATAATTTGCAGTCAACACCCAATATAAATTCAAGGCCTTTTCTACGACCAGATGATCTCAGCAGCAGGCCCAGTACCACTGTAAACTATTCTGGTCTTCCTGGATTTCATCAGTCAGGTGCTGATGCTGCACAGGAACAGCAAGACAGGTTACAGACTGATTCTTCTCAAAGATCAATTCCACAGTTTTTAGAACGAGGCAAATGGTTAGATTGCAGCCCTCAGCAAAAACCAATTGCAGAGGGGAGTCATAGTTATGGGAATGCTGCTAATACCTCAGGCTTAGAAGTAAATGACAAGGTTATTACAGGTTCCTGGACCCATCAACAGACACTGTCATCCCCTAATAATAGGGGTGAGCATTTCAATAGATCTAATGGGTGGAATGCTATTAAATCACCCACTCCTAGTAACAATTCTCGTATAAAGATACGTGAAAATGAAAGTGTTTTGCAGCCTCATCATGACAAAGCTGTGCAAGAGGATATGAATCAGGTTCCTGCAATGTGGGAACCTGATTCTGATACAAATTCGTCTGGTGTGTTGGAACATGCAAAGTCTTCAGGTAATATGCAGGTTTGTGGGGAGGATTCTGGTATTAATGGCATTGCTGGTATACCCAATTCAGGTGCTACATGGGTCAGCAGGCAAAGCAACCATCAGCTCCCTAATGTTGATGTATGGAGACAGACAGATTCTGTGGGTAGCTATAGAAGAAATGAAGGCGCAGGAAAATATAGGCATCATTTGGAGAAGAATCCTTTAGTTTTGGAATCATTGAAGAATGAAAAGTCGGAAGGAGAGGCACATGATATGGAAAACTTTAACAAAAAGGATAAATCAGTGGATGGTCTTGCCTCTAATTCTTCACATCACAGAACTAGTAGTTTGAGAGAAAGTCCCAGTTTTGATGGTGATTTGCATAGTCCAAAGTTATCTGGGCAGGGAAATAGAAGACCTCCTGTAACTCGTAAATTTCAGTATCACCCAACGGGGGTTGGTGGTGTTGACATGGAACCTTATGGAAATAAACATGCCTTAAATTCACAGCCTACACCGCATCAACCAATAGGAGGATTTAAAGGTCAGGACCAAAGCCATCCTGGCCAGTCAAAATACAGTCATTCTGATGGGATTTATAACGAAACAGAGAAG GTCGACTCAAAACCTATAGATGACAATGCTTCAAAAAGCATGATATCTGGTCATATACCCAAAACATTGACTACATATGATAGAAGTGTTGGTAATTATGCCTCGAACAAGACTGCTTCATCCAG GGTGATGGATGCAGAATCTTCGGATGGATCTTCTGTACATCCTCAACGAAATCAAGGTTCTTTGTCTCAGGGCTTTGGTTTGCAACTGGCTCCTCCCACTCAAAGGCTTCCTATGACATCATCTCATGCCACACCACAACATGTTGCATCTGAGACAGGGGATAAGGGTCCTACTTGGTTGTCTGCTACTCATACTTTTCCTCCTCGAGAGTCACCTCACGAGCTTAGAAATAACGTAGGTTCCTCAGGACAACTATTTGACAAAGCCTCACAGTACAGTGCACTGGGAAATATTCCACAGGGTTTTGCTGCGGGCTTTCCTTTTCCAAGGATCCATACTCAAAATCAGAATGTGCCTAATCTTGGTGGACAAGTAGCAAACACCCAATCTGATAATGCCATGTTTTTTGATCGGACTGCTTCCAGTAATCAAGTAGATGAGTATTGTGAAAGAGCTCAAACTAGTCAATCTGAATTGCAATCTGCTCAGGAGATGTCCCAGATGGATAGTATGAATCAAATCCGTGCTGGAGATCCTTTCATGAAATCTTCAGCATTGGAAGCTGGCATTGCTCCTCATTCTTCTGTTACATCATCTCCACAGGGTGCCCATTCAAAAGTATTACACAATGTATGGACAAGTGTTTCTAGTAAGCAACATCCTAATGCTTTGAAGATTCCATCCCATCACCaaccaaataatatttatgagaCGACAACAGGACCACAGAAGCCAGGTATTGAAGATTCAGAGAATGATGGTAACCTTTCTGTACAGCAGGTGTTGTCTGAGAGTGTTGATGCTGTTGAAGAGACTGCAAATGCTTCACACACGAAGGAACATGCGAAATATACATCTGATGCACCTCAATCAAGCCCAGCTGCTACCTCTAAAGATATTGAAGATTTTGGCCGATCTTTAAGACCAAATAATTTCTTGCATCCGAATGTCTCTATGCTAAATCAAGTTCAGTCCATGAAAAATGTGGAGATTGATCCTAGTAATCGGGATGTCAAGAGATTCAAGGTTTCAGATAATATGGTGGAAAAGCAACAGATAGATTCCAACCGTGGACAACAATCGTATGGATACAATAACATAGTCAAAGATGTGTCAGATAATATTTCTTCAGTGCCACCATCAGATCCGAACTTGGTAAACTTTTCAACAAAGGTGGGTGATGCTCGTCGAGATACTAATGCATCTTCTCAGGAGGTGATTGGATATGGTCAGAGAAATGCTCTGAATGTTGgtaataataacaaagtaactGCTGTTGGAAGTGAGCATTCTGTCATAAATCCTCAGATGGCTCCGTCATGGTTTGAGCAGTATGGAACTTTTAAAAATGGTAAGATGTTGCAAATGTATGATATGCGAACAATGACTCCACCAAAGATTTTGGAGCAGCCTTTGATCATGAGGAACCAATCTGGTGGTTTGCATCTTGCTAATTCAATGGAGCAAGTTAATAGTCTCAATGATGCTGGGCAAAATCCCATACTTACTTCGGTTTCAAATGAGCATCTGCCTTCTCAGTCATTACTTCCTCCTGCAGTTGAACCTGATCTGTCATCTAGTATGCGACCAAAGAAGCGTAAAAGTTCCTCATCTGAACTTATACCATGGCATAAAGAGCTGAGTCAGGGTTCTGAAAGGCTTCAAGATATCAG TGTGGCAGAATTAGACTGGGCCCAAGCTGCAAATAGATTGGCTGAGAAG ATTGAGGATGAAGCTGAACTAATTGAAGATGTGCCAATGAAGTCCAAAAGAAGGCTTGTGTTGACGACACAGCTTATGCAGCAACTACTTAATCCCCCTCCTGCTGTAATTCTCTCTGCAGATGTCAAGTTGCATCATGAAAGTTTGGTCTACTCTGTTGCTCGATTAGTGTTAGGAGATGCATGCAGTTCCATCTCTCAAACAGGAAATGACACAATCATGTCCCCTGGAAGGAAAAGCct CCTGCCCGATAAGCTTAAAGCATCTGCGAAATTTGACCAGTACAATTTGAAAGTGGAAGACTTCGATGGTAGAGCGAGAAAACTGGAAAATGATATATTGAG ATTGGATAGCAGAGCCTCAATTTTGGACTTGAGATTGGAATGTCAGGATTTAGAAAGATTTTCGGTGATCAATCGATTTGCCAAGTTCCATGGTCGGGGGCAAAATGATGGGGCAGAAACCTCATCATCTGATTCAACTGCAAATGCTCAAAAATCATACCCCCAGAAATATGTTACCGCAGTTCCAATGCCTAGAAATCTCCCAGACAGGGTACAATGTCTTTCactttga
- the LOC106768144 gene encoding uncharacterized protein LOC106768144 isoform X1 has protein sequence MPGNEVGDRVHNFFGQENLSQGQYHSQAVDGNWPGLSNNLWAGSQRPTGAPFISNLKNFSIQQSDFEQGHTSTQHLRHGLNLAQSNLRPDSVRNQLPNQQTTVNGYMQGHQVFQSRQNEANILGMDTEADLHGMSNLSRGMSVLESQQGPGLEHYKKHMTRTEASESPVNYDFFGSQQQMSGRHSGMLQPFPRQQSGMNDMQLLQQQAMLNQMQELQRQQQLHQLEARQQSSMNPAASISKQTVAGHSASLINGIPINEAPNLVWQQPEVMPNANWLQHGASAVMQGSSNGLVLSPEQLRLMGLVPNQGEQSLYGLPISGSRPNLYSHVQADKPAASQVPIQHQYSRIQGDKPALPHISASGHSFPVHQFASISDQTNTNDGNSVSRQDIHGKSMFGSLAQGINSGLNMDNLQQVNSEQRDVPIEDFNGRQELGGSSDTSQDKVAVQVPSSQNVATLDPTEEKILFGSDDSLWDGIGFSMLDGADSLGGVPSIQSGSWSALMQSAVAETSGSEMGIQEEWSGLSFRNTERSGTERPSTMDSSKQQSVWAENNLQSTPNINSRPFLRPDDLSSRPSTTVNYSGLPGFHQSGADAAQEQQDRLQTDSSQRSIPQFLERGKWLDCSPQQKPIAEGSHSYGNAANTSGLEVNDKVITGSWTHQQTLSSPNNRGEHFNRSNGWNAIKSPTPSNNSRIKIRENESVLQPHHDKAVQEDMNQVPAMWEPDSDTNSSGVLEHAKSSGNMQVCGEDSGINGIAGIPNSGATWVSRQSNHQLPNVDVWRQTDSVGSYRRNEGAGKYRHHLEKNPLVLESLKNEKSEGEAHDMENFNKKDKSVDGLASNSSHHRTSSLRESPSFDGDLHSPKLSGQGNRRPPVTRKFQYHPTGVGGVDMEPYGNKHALNSQPTPHQPIGGFKGQDQSHPGQSKYSHSDGIYNETEKVDSKPIDDNASKSMISGHIPKTLTTYDRSVGNYASNKTASSSQNILELLHKVDQSREHGIATNTSTSNRPLSSRVMDAESSDGSSVHPQRNQGSLSQGFGLQLAPPTQRLPMTSSHATPQHVASETGDKGPTWLSATHTFPPRESPHELRNNVGSSGQLFDKASQYSALGNIPQGFAAGFPFPRIHTQNQNVPNLGGQVANTQSDNAMFFDRTASSNQVDEYCERAQTSQSELQSAQEMSQMDSMNQIRAGDPFMKSSALEAGIAPHSSVTSSPQGAHSKVLHNVWTSVSSKQHPNALKIPSHHQPNNIYETTTGPQKPGIEDSENDGNLSVQQVLSESVDAVEETANASHTKEHAKYTSDAPQSSPAATSKDIEDFGRSLRPNNFLHPNVSMLNQVQSMKNVEIDPSNRDVKRFKVSDNMVEKQQIDSNRGQQSYGYNNIVKDVSDNISSVPPSDPNLVNFSTKVGDARRDTNASSQEVIGYGQRNALNVGNNNKVTAVGSEHSVINPQMAPSWFEQYGTFKNGKMLQMYDMRTMTPPKILEQPLIMRNQSGGLHLANSMEQVNSLNDAGQNPILTSVSNEHLPSQSLLPPAVEPDLSSSMRPKKRKSSSSELIPWHKELSQGSERLQDISVAELDWAQAANRLAEKIEDEAELIEDVPMKSKRRLVLTTQLMQQLLNPPPAVILSADVKLHHESLVYSVARLVLGDACSSISQTGNDTIMSPGRKSLLPDKLKASAKFDQYNLKVEDFDGRARKLENDILRLDSRASILDLRLECQDLERFSVINRFAKFHGRGQNDGAETSSSDSTANAQKSYPQKYVTAVPMPRNLPDRVQCLSL, from the exons ATGCCGGGAAACGAAGTAGGAGACAGGGTCCATAATTTTTTTGGTCAAGAGAACTTGTCCCAGGGCCAGTATCATTCACAGGCAGTTGACGGGAACTGGCCAGGGCTAAGCAACAATTTGTGGGCTGGTAGCCAGAGACCGACTGGTGCTCCTTTTATTTCcaatttgaagaatttcagtATACAGCAATCAG ATTTTGAGCAGGGACACACTAGCACACAACATTTACGACATGGTTTGAACCTGGCACAATCAAATTTGAGGCCTGACTCTGTCAGGAATCAACTCCCGAACCAACAGACAACTGTAAATGGCTATATGCAGGGACATCAGGTTTTTCAGTCGAGGCAAAATGAAGCAAATATTTTGGGAATGGATACAGAGGCTGATTTGCATGGCATGTCAAATCTGTCAAGAGGAATGTCTGTACTAGAGTCACAACAAGGACCTGGTCTTGAACATTATAAGAAACACATGACTAGGACTGAGGCATCAGAGTCTCCcgttaattatgatttttttggaAGTCAACAACAAATGAGTGGTCGCCATTCGGGGATGCTTCAGCCTTTTCCTAGACAGCAGTCGGGGATGAATGACATGCAGCTTTTGCAACAGCAAGCAATGCTCAACCAGATGCAAGAACTTCAAAGGCAGCAACAACTTCATCAACTAGAAGCTAGGCAACAGAGTTCTATGAATCCAGCGGCCTCCATTTCAAAACAGACAGTTGCAGGCCATTCTGCATCTCTTATTAATGGCATTCCCATCAATGAGGCGCCTAACCTTGTGTGGCAGCAGCCTGAAGTTATGCCTAATGCAAATTGGCTCCAGCATGGTGCATCTGCAGTTATGCAAGGGTCCTCTAATGGACTTGTGTTATCTCCTGAACAACTGCGCCTGATGGGTTTGGTTCCTAATCAGGGAGAGCAGTCTCTGTACGGACTTCCAATTTCTGGCTCAAGACCCAACCTGTATTCTCATGTTCAGGCAGATAAGCCTGCTGCGTCTCAGGTTCCTATCCAACATCAGTATTCTCGCATTCAAGGTGACAAACCAGCATTGCCACACATATCAGCCAGTGGCCACTCATTTCCAGTTCATCAATTTGCTTCAATTTCGGATCAAACTAACACAAATGATGGAAATTCAGTTTCAAGACAGGATATTCATGGAAAAAGTATGTTTGGTTCTCTTGCTCAAGGTATAAACAGTGGATTAAATATGGATAACTTGCAGCAAGTAAATTCTGAGCAAAGAGATGTACCAATTGAAGATTTTAATGGGAGGCAAGAGCTTGGTGGATCTTCTGACACTTCTCAGGACAAGGTGGCAGTGCAGGTTCCTTCTTCACAGAATGTGGCTACCCTAGATCCAACAGAAGAGAAGATTTTATTCGGTTCAGATGACAGCCTATGGGATGGAATTGGTTTCAGTATGCTGGATGGCGCCGATAGTTTGGGTGGAGTTCCATCAATTCAGAGTGGGAGTTGGAGTGCACTTATGCAGTCTGCTGTAGCTGAAACTTCTGGTAGTGAAATGGGAATACAAGAAGAATGGAGTGGTCTAAGTTTCCGGAATACTGAACGTTCTGGGACTGAGCGGCCTTCAACCATGGATAGCAGCAAACAGCAATCAGTGTGGGCTGAGAATAATTTGCAGTCAACACCCAATATAAATTCAAGGCCTTTTCTACGACCAGATGATCTCAGCAGCAGGCCCAGTACCACTGTAAACTATTCTGGTCTTCCTGGATTTCATCAGTCAGGTGCTGATGCTGCACAGGAACAGCAAGACAGGTTACAGACTGATTCTTCTCAAAGATCAATTCCACAGTTTTTAGAACGAGGCAAATGGTTAGATTGCAGCCCTCAGCAAAAACCAATTGCAGAGGGGAGTCATAGTTATGGGAATGCTGCTAATACCTCAGGCTTAGAAGTAAATGACAAGGTTATTACAGGTTCCTGGACCCATCAACAGACACTGTCATCCCCTAATAATAGGGGTGAGCATTTCAATAGATCTAATGGGTGGAATGCTATTAAATCACCCACTCCTAGTAACAATTCTCGTATAAAGATACGTGAAAATGAAAGTGTTTTGCAGCCTCATCATGACAAAGCTGTGCAAGAGGATATGAATCAGGTTCCTGCAATGTGGGAACCTGATTCTGATACAAATTCGTCTGGTGTGTTGGAACATGCAAAGTCTTCAGGTAATATGCAGGTTTGTGGGGAGGATTCTGGTATTAATGGCATTGCTGGTATACCCAATTCAGGTGCTACATGGGTCAGCAGGCAAAGCAACCATCAGCTCCCTAATGTTGATGTATGGAGACAGACAGATTCTGTGGGTAGCTATAGAAGAAATGAAGGCGCAGGAAAATATAGGCATCATTTGGAGAAGAATCCTTTAGTTTTGGAATCATTGAAGAATGAAAAGTCGGAAGGAGAGGCACATGATATGGAAAACTTTAACAAAAAGGATAAATCAGTGGATGGTCTTGCCTCTAATTCTTCACATCACAGAACTAGTAGTTTGAGAGAAAGTCCCAGTTTTGATGGTGATTTGCATAGTCCAAAGTTATCTGGGCAGGGAAATAGAAGACCTCCTGTAACTCGTAAATTTCAGTATCACCCAACGGGGGTTGGTGGTGTTGACATGGAACCTTATGGAAATAAACATGCCTTAAATTCACAGCCTACACCGCATCAACCAATAGGAGGATTTAAAGGTCAGGACCAAAGCCATCCTGGCCAGTCAAAATACAGTCATTCTGATGGGATTTATAACGAAACAGAGAAG GTCGACTCAAAACCTATAGATGACAATGCTTCAAAAAGCATGATATCTGGTCATATACCCAAAACATTGACTACATATGATAGAAGTGTTGGTAATTATGCCTCGAACAAGACTGCTTCATCCAG TCAAAATATTCTTGAGCTTCTTCATAAAGTGGATCAGTCAAGGGAGCATGGCATTGCAACAAACACAAGCACTTCTAACCGCCCTTTATCTTCCAGGGTGATGGATGCAGAATCTTCGGATGGATCTTCTGTACATCCTCAACGAAATCAAGGTTCTTTGTCTCAGGGCTTTGGTTTGCAACTGGCTCCTCCCACTCAAAGGCTTCCTATGACATCATCTCATGCCACACCACAACATGTTGCATCTGAGACAGGGGATAAGGGTCCTACTTGGTTGTCTGCTACTCATACTTTTCCTCCTCGAGAGTCACCTCACGAGCTTAGAAATAACGTAGGTTCCTCAGGACAACTATTTGACAAAGCCTCACAGTACAGTGCACTGGGAAATATTCCACAGGGTTTTGCTGCGGGCTTTCCTTTTCCAAGGATCCATACTCAAAATCAGAATGTGCCTAATCTTGGTGGACAAGTAGCAAACACCCAATCTGATAATGCCATGTTTTTTGATCGGACTGCTTCCAGTAATCAAGTAGATGAGTATTGTGAAAGAGCTCAAACTAGTCAATCTGAATTGCAATCTGCTCAGGAGATGTCCCAGATGGATAGTATGAATCAAATCCGTGCTGGAGATCCTTTCATGAAATCTTCAGCATTGGAAGCTGGCATTGCTCCTCATTCTTCTGTTACATCATCTCCACAGGGTGCCCATTCAAAAGTATTACACAATGTATGGACAAGTGTTTCTAGTAAGCAACATCCTAATGCTTTGAAGATTCCATCCCATCACCaaccaaataatatttatgagaCGACAACAGGACCACAGAAGCCAGGTATTGAAGATTCAGAGAATGATGGTAACCTTTCTGTACAGCAGGTGTTGTCTGAGAGTGTTGATGCTGTTGAAGAGACTGCAAATGCTTCACACACGAAGGAACATGCGAAATATACATCTGATGCACCTCAATCAAGCCCAGCTGCTACCTCTAAAGATATTGAAGATTTTGGCCGATCTTTAAGACCAAATAATTTCTTGCATCCGAATGTCTCTATGCTAAATCAAGTTCAGTCCATGAAAAATGTGGAGATTGATCCTAGTAATCGGGATGTCAAGAGATTCAAGGTTTCAGATAATATGGTGGAAAAGCAACAGATAGATTCCAACCGTGGACAACAATCGTATGGATACAATAACATAGTCAAAGATGTGTCAGATAATATTTCTTCAGTGCCACCATCAGATCCGAACTTGGTAAACTTTTCAACAAAGGTGGGTGATGCTCGTCGAGATACTAATGCATCTTCTCAGGAGGTGATTGGATATGGTCAGAGAAATGCTCTGAATGTTGgtaataataacaaagtaactGCTGTTGGAAGTGAGCATTCTGTCATAAATCCTCAGATGGCTCCGTCATGGTTTGAGCAGTATGGAACTTTTAAAAATGGTAAGATGTTGCAAATGTATGATATGCGAACAATGACTCCACCAAAGATTTTGGAGCAGCCTTTGATCATGAGGAACCAATCTGGTGGTTTGCATCTTGCTAATTCAATGGAGCAAGTTAATAGTCTCAATGATGCTGGGCAAAATCCCATACTTACTTCGGTTTCAAATGAGCATCTGCCTTCTCAGTCATTACTTCCTCCTGCAGTTGAACCTGATCTGTCATCTAGTATGCGACCAAAGAAGCGTAAAAGTTCCTCATCTGAACTTATACCATGGCATAAAGAGCTGAGTCAGGGTTCTGAAAGGCTTCAAGATATCAG TGTGGCAGAATTAGACTGGGCCCAAGCTGCAAATAGATTGGCTGAGAAG ATTGAGGATGAAGCTGAACTAATTGAAGATGTGCCAATGAAGTCCAAAAGAAGGCTTGTGTTGACGACACAGCTTATGCAGCAACTACTTAATCCCCCTCCTGCTGTAATTCTCTCTGCAGATGTCAAGTTGCATCATGAAAGTTTGGTCTACTCTGTTGCTCGATTAGTGTTAGGAGATGCATGCAGTTCCATCTCTCAAACAGGAAATGACACAATCATGTCCCCTGGAAGGAAAAGCct CCTGCCCGATAAGCTTAAAGCATCTGCGAAATTTGACCAGTACAATTTGAAAGTGGAAGACTTCGATGGTAGAGCGAGAAAACTGGAAAATGATATATTGAG ATTGGATAGCAGAGCCTCAATTTTGGACTTGAGATTGGAATGTCAGGATTTAGAAAGATTTTCGGTGATCAATCGATTTGCCAAGTTCCATGGTCGGGGGCAAAATGATGGGGCAGAAACCTCATCATCTGATTCAACTGCAAATGCTCAAAAATCATACCCCCAGAAATATGTTACCGCAGTTCCAATGCCTAGAAATCTCCCAGACAGGGTACAATGTCTTTCactttga